The genomic DNA CACAGAATCGGCATACAGAATGACTTCAGCGTTCACATTTCGAGCAGACCGGCCAATTGTTTGAATCAGACTGGTTTCACTTCGCAGGAATCCCTCCTTGTCGGCATCCAAAATTGCCACCAGCGAGACCTCCGGTAAATCGAGACCTTCCCGCAACAGGTTCACACCGATAACGGCATCGTGCATACCCTCACGAAGTTCTCGTAAAATTTCGACACGTTCAATCGTATCAAGCTCCGAATGCAGCCAGGCGCATTTGATGCCTTCCTGCTGCAGATATCCGGTCAAATCTTCCGCCAGCCGTTTTGTGAGCGTCGTGACAAGCGTTCGCTCATTGCGAGCAGTACGTTCTTTAATCTGCTCCAATAAATGAGGCACCTGTCTGCGAGCAGGTAGCACATGCACAACCGGATCAATCAAACCTGTCGGACGAATAATCTGTTCAACGATCTCTCCTTCCGATTGTTCCAGTTCCCAGTCAGCTGGAGTCGCAGAAACGAATACGATTTGATTCCGTCTCGCATTCCATTCATCAAACATCAGCGGACGATTATCGAGTGCCATCGGCAGACGAAATCCATGATCGACGAGTGATGTTTTCCGAGATCGATCACCCGCATACATCGCACGAATTTGCGGAATCGTCACATGCGATTCATCAATGAACATCAGAAAGTCATCGGGGAAGAAATCGTATAATGTATAAGGCGGCTGACCTGCTTTTCGGCCAGCCATCGCACGCGAATAGTTTTCAATGCCGGGACAAAATCCGGTTTCGCGCAGCAACTCGATATCGTAACGAGTCCGGGCACTCAGACGCTGCATTTCCAGTAACTTACCTTCACGACGAAATTCTTCCAGCCGAGTATTTAACTCGTCTTCAATTTCCACCAAGGCTTGATCAATCCGGCTTTGCGGCAGCACGAAGTGACGGGCAGGGTAGATGTAAATGTCGTTATGAATCTTATGCACATCGCCGGAAACAGGATCGATGATCGAAAGCGATTCAATTTCATCGCCCCACAGTTCGATTCGATAAGCAAACTCTTCATATGCCGGCCACAGCTCTATCACATCTCCCCGCACCCGAAACTTCCCTCGTGCCCGCTGAAAATCGTTGCGGTCGTAATGGATATCTATCAGTTTGAGCAGCAGTTCATCACGATCGACTTCCTGACCAATTCGCAATGGAATCATCATGTCCAAATAATCTTTGGGCGATCCC from Rubinisphaera italica includes the following:
- the uvrB gene encoding excinuclease ABC subunit UvrB, which translates into the protein MSGFQLVSDFAPAGDQPQAIESLLRGLREDKRDQVLLGVTGSGKTFTMANVIAEMNRPTLVLSHNKTLAAQLYGEFREFFPNNAVTYFVSYYDYYQPEAYIPQRDIYIEKDSSINDEIDRLRLLATSALVSRRDVIVVASVSCIYGLGSPKDYLDMMIPLRIGQEVDRDELLLKLIDIHYDRNDFQRARGKFRVRGDVIELWPAYEEFAYRIELWGDEIESLSIIDPVSGDVHKIHNDIYIYPARHFVLPQSRIDQALVEIEDELNTRLEEFRREGKLLEMQRLSARTRYDIELLRETGFCPGIENYSRAMAGRKAGQPPYTLYDFFPDDFLMFIDESHVTIPQIRAMYAGDRSRKTSLVDHGFRLPMALDNRPLMFDEWNARRNQIVFVSATPADWELEQSEGEIVEQIIRPTGLIDPVVHVLPARRQVPHLLEQIKERTARNERTLVTTLTKRLAEDLTGYLQQEGIKCAWLHSELDTIERVEILRELREGMHDAVIGVNLLREGLDLPEVSLVAILDADKEGFLRSETSLIQTIGRSARNVNAEVILYADSVTESMQLAMGETNRRREIQMEYNKKHGITPETVRKAIKRGIEEELEARQFVQQVGGIKSETEFVTREYLNELEAEMLKAAEELDFERAAELRDRVEQLKGRIGEQVPAGDANTPGFAKGKGNRRKKTGRKGTPMRGPKKK